In Rhodothermales bacterium, the genomic stretch GAGGAATCGACTACGGTCTGCTCGTAGGATCGAGCGAGCATAGGCATGCTGAGAGGGAATGCTGAAACCGGCCATTGGCGTCCCGCCTTTGTTATGACACGACTTCATGCCGGGGCATAACGCGAAGCGGTGGCAATCACGCGTTGGGCGGCCTGTTTCGTTCAATCTCATCTCGCAGGTCACGCGCGGCGCGTTCAGCGGCCGCGGCGTAATCGGCCCCCGAGTCGGCATACAGGATGCTACGGCTGCTGTTAATGATGAGCTGGCCGTCGGCCGTCAAACCGGCTGCAAGAACGCGAGAAACATCTCCTCCCTGGCTACCGATTCCAGGCACGAGGAAGCAGGTCGAGGGACAATCATTCCGAAGGCGGGCGAGGCCGGCCGGGTCGGTAGCCCCGACCACCAGCCCGACTTCGCCGTCCAGATCACGTCCCCACGAAACCGCGCTCCGGGCAACATGCCGGTACAGGGGTACACCCGCCTGAGACCACTCCTGGATCTCCCGCGCATCGGGATTTGATGTGCGGGCTAATACAAAGGCCATTTTACCCCGATACTGCAGGAACGGCTCGACGGAGCTTCTGCCCATGTACGGCGAAACCGTGCATGCGTCGAAGTTGAGAGCCTGCAGAATAGACTCTGCGTAGAATCGGCCGGTGTTTCCGATATCGCCTCGTTTGGCGTCGGCGATTTTGATCTTTGAATCAGGTATTACTGAAACCAGACGCTCAAGGACGTTCCATCCGTCAGCTCCCAGGGCCTCGAAAAAGGCGAAATTGAGCTTGTAGGCGCACGCGTGGTCGCGCGTGGCTTCGAGAATGTCACAACAAAACGTGAAGACACGATCGCGCAGCGACATGGAGCCAGAAAGGACGTCGGGGAGTCGCGCGGGATCAGGATCGAGGCCGACACAGAGCAGAGAGCGGGTGTCGTCCTGGGACCCCTGCAGTTTATCGGTAAATGATCTGGTGGCGGACACGGATCGAGAGGTGAGTTTGGCCGAAGATAGACACCGGATGCGGAGACAAGATCCGCGTCTTGTCTCGTTTAGTGTGAAATGAAATGTGCCGTGATTTATGGCCGGAACAGTGAGGACACGCAAGTGTCACAGATTGCGCGGAAAAGCGCTTCCAGCGACCCTCGCCGCGGCGTATGTTGTGATATCATGAGAGCACCGACGGGCCGATTCCGACAGACCACATAAGGCCGCGGCCGTAACGAATGTAAAGGAGTTTTCTATATGTCGACTGCAAGTTTCAGTAACCTGAAGAAGGTCTCCGAGCGAGACCGCAAGATGATCGAGGACATCGAGGTGATGCTCGGTCCGGAGCCCTCCGAAATGGGCTTTGTCAAGAACCTCTTCTGGGGCCGATTCAGGAGCGAACTTGTCTTTCCCTACCCGCATGTCTCGCACGACGAGCGTGCAAAATGTGACATGCTGCTCGAGCGACTTGAAAGTTACCTGCGCGACGAGCACCCGGCAGTGCAGATCGACCAGGAGGAGTTTATCCCGGACTGGGCCATCGAGAGGCTCTTTGATCTGGGTGTCATGGGCATGACCATCCCGGAAGAGTTTGGAGGACTGGGTCTGGGCGTATCGAGCTACAACCGGGTGCTTGAGCGCATCGGGAGCTATTGTGGTTCGACGGCGGTGATGGTATCTGCGCACCAGTCGATCGGTTGCAAGGCGCTGATGTTGTTCGGAACGGAGGATCAGAAGAACAGATTTCTGCCCAAAGTTGCGCGAGAATACCTGTCGGCGTTCTGTCTTTCCGAGCCTCAGGTTGGATCGGATGCGGCTGGACAGGAGACCCGCTGCGAGAAGATCGAGGACGGTGAGTACTACGTGCTCAACGGAGAAAAGAAATGGAGCACGTCCGCATACAAGAGCGGAATGCTGACGGTAACGGCAAAGCAGCTGATCCGCGATCCGAAGACCGGCAAGGAGACTGAGGCCGTCACGGCGCTTATCTGTACTCCGGACATGGAGGGCGTCGACATCTTTGAGAAGAACCGGAGCAAGACTGGCATTCGGGGTACCTGGCAGGGAAGAATTCGATTTACGAATGTCCGCGTGCCGAAGGAAAATCTGCTGCATCGAGAAGGCAAAGGACTGAATGTCGCGCTGACGTGTCTCAACTACGGACGATGCACGCTATCGGCAGGCGTTACGGGTGCGGCCAAGAGGTCGCGTGACCAGGCGACCAAGTGGGCGCAGACCCGGTACCAGTTCGGTCGTCCAATCGCGGACTTTGAACTCGTACAGGAGCGGATCGCCCGCATGTCGGCCCTGACGTTTGCCATGGACGCCGTGCTCTATGCCGTGACGGGGATTCTTGATCGCGGCGATCAGGATGTCATGTTGGAAACGGCGATCTGCAAAGTGTTCTGTTCGGAAATGGGGTGGGAAACCATCGACGACGCGATGCAGATCATGGGCGGCGAAGGCTACATGACTGAGAACGAGTTCGAGCGGCTCTGGCGCGACAACCGGATTCACCGCATCGTTGAGGGATCGAACGAAGTCATGCAGTCGTTCGTCTTCGCGTATGGCGGCAAGCAGCTGGCAGAGCACATGCTGTTGATTCAGGATGCGATGGGGTGGAACTCAGATGAGTCGATCTCGGCAAACCTCAATCGCATTCTCGAGAATGGCTTGAAGCCGACTCTTCTTCGGCGCTCGATCAAGCTCGGTGCCGAGCTGTTCCTTGGGCTCAAGCCACCGGCTCCGGCCGTACGTGGATTGCATCCTTCGCTCAGTTCGTACGCGGAGCGCATCTCGAGACTCGTGCGGGAACACACGCACTACTTCAAGCTGGTCAGTAAGTGGCACCGTGAAGAAGTCATTCAACGGCAGGTCGATCAGGCTCGTCTCGCGAACGTCGCGATGTACATCTTTGCGATGACGGCGTCGGCCTCAAAGATGGATCAACTGCTTCGTTCCGGTGAGCGCGGCGACGCCTATGAGCGAGACCGAACTGCTTTCCAACACGCATTCGATTTGTTCGAATTGAGGATTCTCAACACGTTCAGAGAGCTGCGAGTTAACGCGGACGACTCGATGCGTGAGGCGGCAACGGCCTCGCGGCTTCACAACGATACTCTGCCGAACTCGGACTACGTAATCCACGAGTCGTCACCCGTAGCACACGGGCAAGGGCGACCGGTTGCCATCGGCCACGTCAGACAATTTCCGGGGTCGAACGTCTTGTCCGGTGGTGATGGCGCCGTTGTTGAGGCACCGACCTCACCGGAAACGGACCGCTGACCGACGCTTGGGCCTGGCCTGGCAAGAGTGCAGAGCGAATTACTGCGATTCGGCAGCCTGTGTGCAATACCCGCCTTGATGCGAAATGTCGGGCGGAGTGACGAACATACAGTCTGACATGGTTCCTTTCTCTCGATTGACGCGTGCCTGAACCTGATTGTACTCTTCAACGAGATCGGTCAGCTCCGCGTCGTCGGTGAATTCCGTCGAGTAGATGAGGTACGTCCAGGGACCGCCGCAGGGTTTCGATCCGAAGGCGATCGCACGGCATGAACTCGCTTCCTGAGCTGGTGCGTCGCCTATCAACGCGAGAATTCTGGTTTCCAGTTCGTCGAGCCCGGGATCGTCGTCCGGGCCGCTGATCTGGCAGCCTCCGGCCAGGACCAGAAGCGGGACAATCATTGCCGGCGCCAGTCTGAAGATCAATCTTTTTCTGCGCACGATCATGGTTCTTCGAACGCTTGCCTCACATTCACATTCAGGAGAGATAATGCGTCGCACGCGTCAGGGTTTCCGGTACCCTGGGAAGTGCCCTTTGCCACATCGTACGTCCCGGCCGTGAACACGACTTCCACGTCGCGATTATCCCTATTTGACGACAGCCATCTTGCCCGCCACGCTACCGTGGTCGGTGGTCAGGCGGTACACGTAGGTGCCGCTGGGGAGCCTTCCGGCATCGAACGGCATACTGTACGATCCGGCAGTCTGCTGCCGATCAACCACGCGTTGAATCATCCGCCCCTGTACGTCAAAGATCGACAGGTCGACATGCGAGGGTCGCGCGAGTGTGTACGAGAGGGTGGTCGTGGCGCTGAATGGATTGGGATAGGCCGGTCGCAACGCAAATGCTTCCGGGACCGCCTCAGGCACAGTGCTCGTCGGCACGGCCGGGTCTGCGACAAAATCAAGCCGATCAAACGAGCCGCCAAGTACCTGTTCAGTGGCCGTTTCCGGCAGGCCGAACCAGTCTGTGAGGACGGTTGAGTAGATGCTTCGGAAGTCCTCCTCGAATTTCATGTTGCCGGTCAGATCAAGGTCCGTCAGGTCGGGCTGAGCGCCCAGCAGTCCTCCCGATACGCCACCCCCGAGAACAAACAGAGGTGCCGCCGTTCCATGATCAGTTCCGCCTGATCCGTTCTGGTTCACTCTGCGTCCGAACTCCGAGAACGTCATGGCCATCACGCGCTCATTCATGCCCGCGATTTCGAGATCCGCGTAGAAGGCAGTAAGGGCCTCCGAGATGTAGCGCAACAGAGTGGCATGTGGTCCAGGCTGACCGGCATGCGTGTCGAAGCTGCCAAGCGACGCCACGTAGATGCGCGAACCCAGATTCCCCTTGATAAGCTGTGCGATGACCGCGAGGCTGTCCGCCAGCGGATTCGGAGACGGGTATTCGTATGGCGCTCCGCTGTTGCTCGCTGCGTCCTGAACCGCAGATGCGTAAAGGAACGAGTCGTTGGCGACGGAACGCACAAACTCCATCTCATTTCCGTACGCGGTATTCGGCAGATTCGTGACGTCGTACACCAGACCTGTCTCCGCAATCTGCGAGAACAACTGGACACTGGCCAGACTCATACCCATGTTGGCGGAAGGCCCCTGGAAGATCATGCTTGACAGTCCGCCCACCTGCACGGCGAGTGGATACTCGGGAGGCTGCTCGCCAAAGTCAGGGAAATCCGCATCGAGGTAACGACCCATCCAACCGGTATTCTGCACAACATCCGAGTCGCTGGCCGATACCCAGATGTCCGTCGACCTGAAATGAGAAAGATTGGGTTCGGGATAGCCTACACCCTGCACGACGGCGAGGCGACCCTCGTCCATGTGCGACTTGAGCCCGCTCAGTGATGGATGGAGTCCGACTTCCGGAGAGAGTAGCGTCGCCTGCGATTTCGCGATCGCGATACCAGGTCGATTCGCGTAGTAGATATCATTCTCGACCGGAATGACCGTATTCAACCCGTCATTGCCGCCGTTCAACTGGATCAGAACCAGGATGCGATCGGTCTCGACGGCCCCGAGCGCCCGAAGCAGGGGGCTCTTCCCGTACGTTGAAATTGGAAGGCCGCCCATGGCCACTGTGCCCCCGACCGTCATGCCCATCGTCGAGAGGAACGATCGACGCGACCATGTGCTGTGGTCGCCTGCATGCGCATCACCATGCGAAAGGCAGCTTCCCTCACGTCCAGTCTGTTTGTTCGTTGCTTCACTCATGACCCGATCTCCAAACCATACATCTAGATGAGCTGATAGTCAGGTAGCTGGAAAAGGAATCTGAGGTATAGATAGATCTTGATGTTGGCGCCTGCCTCGTACAGATTCCAGTCGTGCCAGGGGAGGCCTCCGAGGAATACCTTTGCAAGATCAAGTACATACGGGGGACCGTTCAGGAATTCATCCGGGATGGGATAGGTGACGAGGTCGCCGGCGAAGTCGCCGTCTATTAGTGGGAAGTCCAGCTCGTCGATTGGCACGGCCAGCACGTGGCGTGCGAGTGCGACGGGCAGGCGGAACGCAGCGTGGGGATCGCCTGGATCCACAAGAAGTGATGCAAGCGGAATCATGTCCATCAGATCGGTCCCCGTGCCGTTGGTCAGCAGGAAGTCTGGCGTGAGCCAACGGATCGGCAGTGTCGTGGTCGAAACCCACGCGTGATGTCCAGGCCACCCCGCCACATTGGGTGGATTCAAAACCACTTGCTCCAGGAAGAAGGAGAGTCGGCCCGCGATGGAGAACACACCCGATGGGAGGGGGGCATGGGATTCGATCAGCATTCCCGTGACGAGCTCCGCCGGGCTTTTGATTTTAGCACCTGCTACGGCGTTATCGAAGAAGTGTGCGCTCTGTAGCAGCGTCTCCACGACGGGCTTCAGTTCGAAATCACTCTGAACAAGAATCTCAGCGAGTCCGGCAACGATCACCGGGTCGGGAACGGCATAAACGAACTCAGAATAGAGTTTGGCGCATATGAATTCTGCGATAGCCTGAGCGCGTTCCTCGAATATGATGTCGACCACGTCTGCGTATGCCCACGATCCCGTCCGCTGCATGAACGTCTTCGGATCGCCATCGTGATAGAAGGCGAAAAACGACGACTGCAGCGAGAAGAAGTTGACCTTCCAGCCTGTCAAGGCGCGGGCAATCTCCTGGATATCAGACTCCGTGTAGTTCGGGATCCCCTGCGCGTCCACTTGCCCCATCGTAAAGAGTTCGAGCAGTTCGCGCGCGTAGTTTTCATTGGCCGTGCCGATTTCGTTTTGTGTTCCATTCAGGTACAGCAGCATAGCCGGGTCGATGCCCACTTCGTAGACGAGGTCCTTGAAGTTGCCGAGGGCATGCGTACGCAGGAGTGTCAGGTAACGGTACGCGAACGGGGCGAGGAAGTAGGCGCCCGTCGAGGTTACGAAGTGATCGTGCCAGAAGAGTGTCAGGCGCTCCCGCAAGCCGTAATAGTACATCCGCTCGAACCAGTCGTACCGGTAGTCGACCAGCCACTGATTGTTGTCGGTGATGTAGGTCTGGAACTCGGGGGTATTCGGATCGCCGTTCGGTGGAGCCATGTCTGCCCAGAACGGTGGATCAGGCAAGGCAAGTGAATAGGCGTCGTCGACGATCGCCGCTGCCGCTGCAGACGCCTGTAGTCCGACGAGTTCGGACACCCTGTCCGGTGCCGCGCCGAATCCGGTGCGTCGCAACAGGTGCGCCGCCATTCTTTCGTCAAGGACGGCGTCGCTTGGTTCGAGGCCTGCCTCGATCGACAGTGGCTGAGCGCTCATCCTGCTGTCGGCGCCAGCGAGCCGGCTCAGGAACGCTCTTCGATCCAGTTGTGGGGTCGAGTGCAACATGCCATAAAGAATACGGGATCACTCGGCCCCAGATGTCACAGAATTATGACGATTTCTCCTCGATCGGTAGATCAGTCAGTCGGGAACCACACGTATTTGCCGTGGGCATCTACGTAGCCGAACGTGGTCCGCTCGCCGACGAGACGCACCACGCGTCCCATGCCGTTCTCGAAGTCAGAGACCTCGTCGAACTCCGTAGCGACCAACTGATTACCGTCGCGGTCGATGTAGCCCCATTTCTGATTCATCATCACGGCGGCTACCCCGTCGTTGAATGACCTTGCATCCTCGTACGAGGGTTGGATAACCATCGTGCCTGTTGCATCTACGTAACCCCAGGAGTTTCCTCCGTCTCTTACCGGCGCGAGCTTATTTCCGAAGCTGCCCGCACTGATGTACTTCGGACTGATGACCGTCTTTTTCTGGCGGTCGATGAAGCCCCATCGATCGCTGATCTTGATCGCAGCCTTGCCTTCCGAGAATGCACGCGCCGATGCGTACTGAGCCGGTATCACCGGATTCCCGTCGCGGTCGATGAACCCGTAGCTGTCATCCGATCCCTCATACAGCGCGACCCCCTCCGAGAACGTGGTGTACTCGTGATTGTCCAGACGAGGCGTCTCGGACGTGCGCACTATCTCGCCGTCGGAGTCGATGTACTCCCAATCATATTCTGCTGTGCGAACGAACGCCCGATCGTCAGAGAAAGGCCCCGCGTTCACGAAGGTGGGGTTGATTACGACGCTGCCGTTCTTGTCGATATAGCCCCATCGTCCATCGATTCGAACGGCCGCCACACCGTCCGAGAACGGTTCTGCGTATTCGAACCTGGGCTCGATGGCGTACTCTCCTGTGCGGTCAATGTAACCGAATCGGGATGAGGACCGGACGGGAGCAAGTCCCTCCGAAAAGGAACCGGCTGACCGGAAGTCCGGCTCGATCACCATTCGTCCGTTGGAGTTGATGAACCCCCACTCTCCGTCGAGTAGCACGGGGTAGAACGATACCACGTCGTCGTCGGAATCGCCGATTCCGGGTATCATGTCGCATCCGTTCAATAGCGTCGCCGACGACAGGAGCACGCCCACCATCAGCAATTTCAGAATGCGATCCGGATTTCGTGTAGACATTTTCATCGTGGGTTGGGATCTGTCAATTGGTGGGATACCAGACGTATGAACCGAGTTTGTCGATGTAGCCGACATTCTCGGACTCGGAGTTGCCGGTGAACACGCGCGCAACGCCTCCTTCGAAGTCCTCGGCTCTGTAGAATTCACGGTCGATTGCAATGGTGCCGCTCTTTTGACCGATATAGGTCCACCTGTTGTTGAATCTCACGGCCGCATAACCCTCCGAGAACGGCCGCGCTTCACGGAACTGCATGGGGATGACCGTACGGCCGGCCTTATCGATATATCCGACAAGTTCGCCTCGAACTGCCGCCAGTCCATCGGAGAACTGCGCCGCCGATTCGTACTGTGGCGAGATTGCGGGTGAACCATTGCGATCCAGATAACCCCATCCATTGGATGTCGCAAACGCGGCGAGACCTTCCGAGAAGTCGCCGGCGAATTCGATGGCGAACGACGGATCGATCGTGACAGCACCGGTGGTATTGATATAGATCCAGCCGTCCACGCCCTCGACGGCGGCCATTCCGTCAGAGAAGGATCGCGCGTCCGCGT encodes the following:
- the pyrF gene encoding orotidine-5'-phosphate decarboxylase — translated: MSATRSFTDKLQGSQDDTRSLLCVGLDPDPARLPDVLSGSMSLRDRVFTFCCDILEATRDHACAYKLNFAFFEALGADGWNVLERLVSVIPDSKIKIADAKRGDIGNTGRFYAESILQALNFDACTVSPYMGRSSVEPFLQYRGKMAFVLARTSNPDAREIQEWSQAGVPLYRHVARSAVSWGRDLDGEVGLVVGATDPAGLARLRNDCPSTCFLVPGIGSQGGDVSRVLAAGLTADGQLIINSSRSILYADSGADYAAAAERAARDLRDEIERNRPPNA
- a CDS encoding DUF1800 domain-containing protein, whose product is MLHSTPQLDRRAFLSRLAGADSRMSAQPLSIEAGLEPSDAVLDERMAAHLLRRTGFGAAPDRVSELVGLQASAAAAAIVDDAYSLALPDPPFWADMAPPNGDPNTPEFQTYITDNNQWLVDYRYDWFERMYYYGLRERLTLFWHDHFVTSTGAYFLAPFAYRYLTLLRTHALGNFKDLVYEVGIDPAMLLYLNGTQNEIGTANENYARELLELFTMGQVDAQGIPNYTESDIQEIARALTGWKVNFFSLQSSFFAFYHDGDPKTFMQRTGSWAYADVVDIIFEERAQAIAEFICAKLYSEFVYAVPDPVIVAGLAEILVQSDFELKPVVETLLQSAHFFDNAVAGAKIKSPAELVTGMLIESHAPLPSGVFSIAGRLSFFLEQVVLNPPNVAGWPGHHAWVSTTTLPIRWLTPDFLLTNGTGTDLMDMIPLASLLVDPGDPHAAFRLPVALARHVLAVPIDELDFPLIDGDFAGDLVTYPIPDEFLNGPPYVLDLAKVFLGGLPWHDWNLYEAGANIKIYLYLRFLFQLPDYQLI
- a CDS encoding WG repeat-containing protein: MKMSTRNPDRILKLLMVGVLLSSATLLNGCDMIPGIGDSDDDVVSFYPVLLDGEWGFINSNGRMVIEPDFRSAGSFSEGLAPVRSSSRFGYIDRTGEYAIEPRFEYAEPFSDGVAAVRIDGRWGYIDKNGSVVINPTFVNAGPFSDDRAFVRTAEYDWEYIDSDGEIVRTSETPRLDNHEYTTFSEGVALYEGSDDSYGFIDRDGNPVIPAQYASARAFSEGKAAIKISDRWGFIDRQKKTVISPKYISAGSFGNKLAPVRDGGNSWGYVDATGTMVIQPSYEDARSFNDGVAAVMMNQKWGYIDRDGNQLVATEFDEVSDFENGMGRVVRLVGERTTFGYVDAHGKYVWFPTD
- a CDS encoding DUF1501 domain-containing protein → MSEATNKQTGREGSCLSHGDAHAGDHSTWSRRSFLSTMGMTVGGTVAMGGLPISTYGKSPLLRALGAVETDRILVLIQLNGGNDGLNTVIPVENDIYYANRPGIAIAKSQATLLSPEVGLHPSLSGLKSHMDEGRLAVVQGVGYPEPNLSHFRSTDIWVSASDSDVVQNTGWMGRYLDADFPDFGEQPPEYPLAVQVGGLSSMIFQGPSANMGMSLASVQLFSQIAETGLVYDVTNLPNTAYGNEMEFVRSVANDSFLYASAVQDAASNSGAPYEYPSPNPLADSLAVIAQLIKGNLGSRIYVASLGSFDTHAGQPGPHATLLRYISEALTAFYADLEIAGMNERVMAMTFSEFGRRVNQNGSGGTDHGTAAPLFVLGGGVSGGLLGAQPDLTDLDLTGNMKFEEDFRSIYSTVLTDWFGLPETATEQVLGGSFDRLDFVADPAVPTSTVPEAVPEAFALRPAYPNPFSATTTLSYTLARPSHVDLSIFDVQGRMIQRVVDRQQTAGSYSMPFDAGRLPSGTYVYRLTTDHGSVAGKMAVVK
- a CDS encoding acyl-CoA dehydrogenase, with protein sequence MSTASFSNLKKVSERDRKMIEDIEVMLGPEPSEMGFVKNLFWGRFRSELVFPYPHVSHDERAKCDMLLERLESYLRDEHPAVQIDQEEFIPDWAIERLFDLGVMGMTIPEEFGGLGLGVSSYNRVLERIGSYCGSTAVMVSAHQSIGCKALMLFGTEDQKNRFLPKVAREYLSAFCLSEPQVGSDAAGQETRCEKIEDGEYYVLNGEKKWSTSAYKSGMLTVTAKQLIRDPKTGKETEAVTALICTPDMEGVDIFEKNRSKTGIRGTWQGRIRFTNVRVPKENLLHREGKGLNVALTCLNYGRCTLSAGVTGAAKRSRDQATKWAQTRYQFGRPIADFELVQERIARMSALTFAMDAVLYAVTGILDRGDQDVMLETAICKVFCSEMGWETIDDAMQIMGGEGYMTENEFERLWRDNRIHRIVEGSNEVMQSFVFAYGGKQLAEHMLLIQDAMGWNSDESISANLNRILENGLKPTLLRRSIKLGAELFLGLKPPAPAVRGLHPSLSSYAERISRLVREHTHYFKLVSKWHREEVIQRQVDQARLANVAMYIFAMTASASKMDQLLRSGERGDAYERDRTAFQHAFDLFELRILNTFRELRVNADDSMREAATASRLHNDTLPNSDYVIHESSPVAHGQGRPVAIGHVRQFPGSNVLSGGDGAVVEAPTSPETDR
- a CDS encoding WG repeat-containing protein — protein: MSRNIFAISLPMARLVAWAMVAPALMFASCDFIGGGSEEARVNSKMHPVEIDGQWGFVSSEGRIAVVPAYDGADDFSEGRAAVQVGLDWGYIDEGGNVAVAPQYRIAGRFSEGLAAVRGSDLAAQYGFIDIFGNEVIPAQFDLAKPFSEGYAAVRVSGQWGFVSTNGTMVVPPTYADARSFSDGMAAVEGVDGWIYINTTGAVTIDPSFAIEFAGDFSEGLAAFATSNGWGYLDRNGSPAISPQYESAAQFSDGLAAVRGELVGYIDKAGRTVIPMQFREARPFSEGYAAVRFNNRWTYIGQKSGTIAIDREFYRAEDFEGGVARVFTGNSESENVGYIDKLGSYVWYPTN